The following proteins come from a genomic window of Pirellula staleyi DSM 6068:
- a CDS encoding Hpt domain-containing protein codes for MTALTMGPLLYSSLGDDPDLAEIVEMFVEELPRRIEGIVAATQQRNWAEVGRLAHQIKGAGGSHGFDQMTKPAAIVEDLARHGSDDASLESAVATLVDICSRVRSGVPQ; via the coding sequence ATGACCGCCCTGACTATGGGTCCCCTTCTTTATTCATCGCTGGGCGATGATCCCGATTTGGCAGAGATCGTGGAGATGTTTGTGGAAGAGCTTCCACGGCGTATTGAAGGCATCGTCGCAGCAACCCAGCAGAGAAACTGGGCCGAAGTGGGCCGCTTAGCCCATCAGATCAAAGGGGCTGGGGGCAGCCACGGCTTTGATCAGATGACCAAACCAGCAGCGATTGTCGAAGACTTAGCCCGGCATGGTAGCGACGACGCGTCGCTCGAGTCGGCTGTAGCCACACTCGTCGATATATGCAGCCGCGTTCGCTCAGGCGTGCCGCAATAA